A genomic stretch from Candidatus Methanomassiliicoccus intestinalis Issoire-Mx1 includes:
- a CDS encoding TerC family protein yields the protein MFSDTMWIAFAVIVVVLLALDLGVFNRKSHVIGVKEALIMSAFWIGIALAFNAVIFWQMGSQSGLEYTAAYVMEKALSVDNLFVFIIIFAFFGITPEYQHKILFYGIIGALVFRAIFIFAGVTLVEKFDWLLYIFGIFLLITAVKLAVQKDQKVDPDKNIVVRGFKKIMPVSTDSQGGKFFVRNAGVLAATPLFLALLVIETTDIVFAVDSIPAVMGITTDMFVVYTSNVFAILGLRSLYFALAGIMSAMYYLKYGLAVILGFVGIKMLLPIWGYHVDVLVSLGVILVVLLVAIIASVIRNRHLKKTKTAA from the coding sequence ATGTTTAGCGACACAATGTGGATAGCATTCGCTGTTATCGTAGTTGTCCTCTTAGCATTGGATCTTGGGGTATTTAACCGCAAGAGTCATGTTATTGGGGTAAAGGAAGCGCTTATAATGAGCGCATTCTGGATCGGAATTGCCCTCGCATTTAATGCCGTTATTTTTTGGCAGATGGGATCCCAAAGTGGTCTGGAATATACTGCCGCGTATGTAATGGAGAAAGCACTTAGCGTTGATAATTTATTCGTATTCATAATAATATTTGCATTCTTTGGAATTACTCCAGAATATCAGCACAAGATATTATTCTATGGAATTATCGGTGCTTTAGTATTCAGAGCAATATTCATCTTTGCCGGAGTGACTCTTGTTGAAAAGTTTGACTGGTTACTCTATATTTTCGGAATATTCCTCCTGATAACTGCTGTTAAGTTAGCAGTCCAGAAGGATCAGAAAGTAGACCCAGATAAGAATATTGTAGTCAGGGGATTTAAGAAGATAATGCCTGTAAGCACTGACTCCCAGGGTGGGAAATTCTTTGTGAGAAATGCAGGCGTCCTCGCAGCCACTCCATTGTTTCTGGCACTGCTTGTAATTGAAACTACAGATATCGTATTCGCCGTGGACTCAATCCCAGCTGTTATGGGAATTACAACCGATATGTTTGTTGTATACACATCAAACGTGTTTGCAATTCTCGGTCTCAGATCTCTGTACTTTGCACTTGCAGGAATAATGTCTGCGATGTACTACCTCAAATACGGACTTGCAGTAATCCTAGGATTTGTTGGAATTAAGATGCTCCTGCCGATCTGGGGATATCATGTAGATGTTCTTGTTTCACTGGGAGTCATTCTCGTTGTACTGCTGGTTGCAATAATTGCCTCGGTGATAAGGAACAGACATCTTAAGAAAACAAAAACAGCAGCGTAA
- a CDS encoding GltB/FmdC/FwdC-like GXGXG domain-containing protein: MISVSDNSVNSILVEPKTIIDTAERDRYGRPVDYKIVNNKIRRAVSDGVKSISLTGIMGQRYIAAAMNEKVSISIDGTPGNNLGAFMDGPLIEVFGNAQDMTGNTMSSGKIIVHGNAWDVTGLSMRGGKIFVKGSTGTRVGIHMKEFAQMSPQIVIGGRTGDYLGEYMAGGVILVLGENIPKQLSPVGLSIGSGIHGGRIFIRGKVEDHQIGVGAKLETVNDDDLKLINELIDEYESYFGQLSSESGFVKVVPSSSRPFLGHFDPTQI; the protein is encoded by the coding sequence ATGATATCAGTTTCAGATAACTCGGTCAATTCAATATTAGTTGAACCTAAGACCATAATTGATACTGCAGAAAGAGATAGATACGGACGCCCAGTTGATTATAAAATAGTAAATAATAAAATACGTAGAGCAGTGTCAGACGGAGTCAAATCCATCTCTCTTACTGGCATTATGGGTCAACGATATATTGCTGCAGCAATGAATGAAAAAGTCAGTATTTCCATAGATGGCACCCCAGGTAATAATCTGGGTGCGTTCATGGACGGCCCTCTCATTGAGGTATTTGGAAACGCTCAGGATATGACTGGAAATACCATGTCCTCTGGGAAAATAATCGTTCATGGTAATGCCTGGGATGTTACCGGACTCTCAATGAGAGGTGGAAAAATATTCGTCAAAGGCAGTACAGGAACCAGGGTTGGTATACATATGAAAGAATTCGCTCAGATGAGTCCTCAAATCGTAATCGGTGGAAGAACTGGAGATTATCTGGGCGAATATATGGCAGGAGGAGTAATACTGGTTTTAGGTGAAAATATTCCTAAACAGTTATCTCCAGTTGGATTGAGCATTGGTTCTGGAATTCACGGAGGGCGAATATTCATCCGGGGAAAAGTGGAGGATCATCAGATCGGAGTGGGTGCAAAGCTGGAGACTGTAAATGATGATGATTTAAAATTAATTAATGAACTGATAGATGAATACGAATCATATTTCGGACAGTTATCTTCAGAAAGTGGCTTCGTTAAAGTGGTGCCCTCTTCTTCCCGCCCGTTCCTCGGCCACTTCGATCCGACTCAAATCTAA
- a CDS encoding Lrp/AsnC family transcriptional regulator codes for MVAVDDMNRRILNLLKADGKLTYREIAAKLRRSPSTVRDRIRRMEDYNVILGYAAIVDREITGMKADAIVLADVEDGVSVRDLRKLNGVDGVAEVSAVSGDRRVIIRLRAHDSETLDTIISNKLIPAGLKDVEVRIIMEEIMRFPGTS; via the coding sequence ATGGTTGCCGTTGATGACATGAACCGTCGGATATTGAATCTTTTAAAGGCTGATGGTAAGTTAACATATAGAGAAATAGCCGCCAAACTCAGACGCTCCCCGTCTACTGTCAGAGACAGAATAAGGCGGATGGAAGATTACAATGTAATTCTCGGTTATGCTGCGATAGTCGACAGAGAAATTACAGGCATGAAAGCAGACGCTATTGTATTGGCAGATGTAGAAGACGGAGTGTCTGTAAGAGACTTAAGAAAACTGAATGGTGTGGATGGAGTGGCAGAGGTTTCGGCTGTCAGCGGTGACAGAAGAGTTATAATCCGCCTCAGGGCTCACGATTCGGAAACTCTTGACACGATAATATCAAACAAGCTGATCCCTGCCGGACTAAAAGATGTGGAAGTCCGCATCATCATGGAAGAGATCATGCGGTTTCCTGGAACGAGTTAG
- a CDS encoding type II glyceraldehyde-3-phosphate dehydrogenase: MTVRVGINGYGTIGKRVACAVKAQDDMEIVGVTKTRPSYEARLAEMEKFPLYTASEDQISSFEKEGIATKGSLKDLLKEADIIVDCTPGGVGEHYRKMYEEAGVKAIFQGGEDHGLAGISFNAYANYSEAWGADFARVVSCNTTGLVRTLFPIDHAYGIESVAATIVRRGADPADIKGSALNAIEPSLKLPTHHGPDVQTIMPWLNITTMVVKVPTTLMHVHCITINLKKQAKEQDILGVWDSAPRVRFVNGKYGIKNTAQIMEYAKDLDRRRGDFMEIAVWQDGIKVRGNTLFYYQAVHQESDVVPENIDCIRSMMRLESDGMKSIQKTNSSLGISK; the protein is encoded by the coding sequence ATGACGGTCAGAGTTGGAATAAACGGTTACGGAACAATTGGAAAAAGAGTTGCATGTGCTGTGAAAGCTCAGGATGACATGGAAATCGTAGGAGTTACAAAAACTCGTCCGTCATATGAAGCAAGACTTGCAGAGATGGAAAAATTTCCGCTGTATACCGCAAGTGAAGATCAGATATCGTCATTTGAAAAAGAAGGCATTGCAACTAAAGGATCTCTCAAGGATCTCCTGAAAGAAGCAGATATAATTGTAGACTGTACGCCAGGCGGAGTAGGAGAACATTACCGCAAGATGTATGAGGAAGCAGGAGTCAAAGCAATCTTTCAAGGAGGAGAAGATCACGGCCTTGCAGGAATTTCTTTCAACGCATATGCAAATTATTCTGAAGCTTGGGGAGCAGATTTTGCCCGCGTGGTTTCCTGCAATACCACTGGACTTGTAAGAACTCTCTTCCCCATTGATCATGCATATGGAATTGAATCTGTAGCAGCCACCATTGTAAGAAGAGGTGCGGATCCGGCAGACATCAAAGGCTCGGCGCTCAATGCAATCGAACCCTCCTTGAAACTGCCGACACATCATGGGCCAGATGTACAGACGATCATGCCATGGCTGAATATCACAACCATGGTTGTGAAAGTACCGACCACACTGATGCATGTACATTGCATAACAATAAATCTCAAAAAGCAGGCAAAAGAACAGGACATACTTGGAGTATGGGACAGCGCACCAAGAGTCAGATTCGTAAACGGAAAATATGGAATCAAAAATACTGCTCAGATTATGGAATATGCTAAAGACCTGGACAGGAGAAGAGGAGACTTTATGGAAATTGCAGTATGGCAGGACGGCATAAAAGTCAGAGGCAATACTCTATTCTACTATCAGGCTGTGCATCAGGAAAGCGATGTGGTACCGGAGAATATCGACTGCATACGCTCAATGATGAGATTAGAATCTGATGGAATGAAATCTATCCAAAAAACAAATTCCAGCTTAGGAATTTCAAAATAA
- a CDS encoding GTP-binding protein, translating to MSEKIRTRFIVIGGYLGAGKTTLTVNLARLLKDKYGKSTAIITNDQGHALVDTEYVQDAGFDVKEIVGGCFCSTFPEFVKNARSIVQIKRPDYIIAEPIGTSTNILSSVIEPLKMQYPEEFEVAPFMVVVDGIRAADIESTKKLIPAHQVKEAEIVLMSKMDLINKEEETAAEEEIKKLAPEASIIKYSSKTMKGIDEIAQVIMSSSVSTKNQKGENTVKFSFEKSAMSWYSSINQMKPLDKIDMYDLSMSIMRSITNEYTPDEIAHVKIVIASPSAGVKMSLVCDSVQTDSIHGSRYVSEDAKLIVNARVTSDPDKLGNVIRSAVESVKNTYPMEITDSSESCYSPKPETPTFITL from the coding sequence ATGAGTGAAAAAATACGTACCCGGTTCATAGTTATTGGCGGCTATTTAGGAGCAGGCAAAACCACACTAACAGTTAATCTAGCAAGACTCTTAAAGGATAAATACGGAAAAAGTACCGCAATCATCACAAATGATCAGGGACATGCCTTAGTAGATACAGAATACGTGCAGGACGCTGGCTTTGATGTAAAAGAAATAGTAGGCGGCTGTTTCTGTTCAACATTTCCTGAATTCGTTAAAAATGCCAGATCAATTGTGCAGATTAAACGCCCTGATTATATAATCGCAGAACCGATTGGAACCTCAACGAATATTCTGTCATCTGTGATTGAACCTCTGAAAATGCAGTATCCAGAGGAATTCGAAGTAGCTCCCTTCATGGTAGTGGTCGATGGTATAAGGGCAGCAGATATCGAATCAACTAAAAAACTAATACCGGCTCATCAGGTAAAAGAAGCTGAAATAGTCTTGATGTCAAAAATGGATTTAATTAATAAAGAAGAAGAAACAGCAGCTGAAGAAGAAATTAAGAAGCTTGCACCAGAGGCATCGATCATCAAATATTCCTCAAAGACTATGAAAGGAATTGATGAAATAGCACAGGTAATAATGTCTTCGTCAGTAAGCACTAAAAATCAAAAAGGAGAAAACACAGTTAAGTTTTCATTTGAGAAATCAGCTATGTCCTGGTATTCTTCCATAAATCAGATGAAGCCTCTGGATAAGATAGACATGTATGATCTATCGATGTCCATCATGAGATCAATAACCAATGAATATACGCCAGATGAAATAGCACATGTAAAAATCGTGATTGCATCTCCATCAGCCGGAGTGAAAATGTCTCTGGTGTGTGATTCAGTGCAGACAGACAGCATTCATGGATCCAGATATGTATCGGAGGATGCAAAATTGATTGTAAATGCCCGTGTGACTTCTGATCCTGACAAACTGGGAAATGTCATACGCTCTGCTGTAGAATCTGTAAAAAACACATACCCAATGGAAATAACTGATTCCAGCGAATCATGCTATTCCCCAAAGCCAGAAACACCAACATTCATAACATTATGA
- a CDS encoding thiamine pyrophosphate-binding protein → MFGYPGGQSLQLYDDLIDSNIRYVLVRHEQCAAHMADGFAHATGKVGVCTSISGPGATNLVTGVATAYVDSSLMMVLTGQVPTTALGNQEFQEADSFSIIMPITKHNLRILDHSEIKDVLRAGYSSDVPYLIDIRLDPEEDVLPMVPPGDGPGHNHAGKMHMEPIMITGERSPGLIQRVIIELGRRGIESEKMFMIHEGDKTKIIIEADIGKMNGRLLHALMGPQDVELAEHLHDDSDCFWKCSPNNTSGSLISKGNDNASGIQKLAEEYICKYKECEN, encoded by the coding sequence ATGTTTGGATACCCCGGAGGTCAAAGTCTGCAGCTTTACGATGACTTGATAGATTCCAACATACGGTACGTTTTAGTGCGCCATGAACAGTGTGCAGCACACATGGCTGACGGATTTGCACATGCTACAGGAAAAGTCGGAGTATGCACTTCTATATCCGGGCCAGGCGCAACGAATCTTGTCACAGGAGTCGCCACTGCATATGTAGACTCATCACTAATGATGGTTCTGACGGGACAGGTTCCAACAACGGCTTTAGGGAATCAGGAGTTTCAAGAAGCTGATTCTTTTTCAATCATTATGCCGATAACCAAGCATAACCTCAGGATTCTCGATCATTCTGAAATCAAAGACGTATTACGGGCAGGATATTCTTCTGATGTGCCTTACCTAATTGACATTAGACTCGATCCCGAGGAAGACGTTCTGCCTATGGTACCTCCAGGCGATGGTCCGGGCCACAATCATGCGGGGAAGATGCACATGGAACCGATCATGATTACTGGTGAAAGGTCCCCAGGCCTTATTCAACGAGTCATAATTGAGCTGGGAAGACGTGGAATTGAGTCTGAAAAGATGTTCATGATCCACGAAGGTGATAAAACTAAGATAATCATTGAGGCAGATATTGGTAAAATGAACGGCCGCCTTCTGCATGCTCTCATGGGTCCGCAGGATGTCGAGCTGGCAGAACACCTCCATGATGACTCCGACTGCTTCTGGAAGTGCTCTCCAAACAATACCTCTGGGTCTCTCATTTCCAAGGGTAATGACAATGCCTCTGGAATCCAGAAACTCGCTGAAGAATACATCTGCAAATATAAAGAATGTGAAAACTAA
- a CDS encoding glutamate synthase-related protein has protein sequence MNNTVWKIPDRFQPLISKSCIICKKCIKECSYDVLEFSDGAIHAKHGCVACQRCVEMCPMDAIEIRHIPDTLAPHGNYTERHRRAILSQANSGGVLLSSCGTDLSYNSIFDDLLLDAAQVTNPAVDPLRETIETKTYVGNRTGRLRLSPEGNIVSKLGCGVMMDMPIMLGHVSLGAVSYNAQKALFMAASRLNILAGTGEGGIHKDFRGFSQHLNSEVASGRFGVNPDFLKNVASVEIKIGQGAKPGHGGHLPGEKVSNIISETRMIPLGTDALSPYPHHDIYSIEDLEQLIATLKEAVNYEHPVGVKIAAVHNVAAIASGAVRAGADFITLDGFRGGTGSTPRIIRDYAGIPIEIAVAVVDKRLTDEGLRNRVTLCAGGSIRSSADMVKTIALGADVVGVCTAALIAMGCRVCQSCHLGNCSWGIATQRPDLVSRLDPEQGAERVVRLLSAWNEELKEILGAMGIDSVESLVGNRDRLRYIGSNPRIADVMGIKHAGEGWG, from the coding sequence ATGAATAATACTGTTTGGAAAATACCAGATAGGTTCCAGCCTTTGATATCTAAATCATGCATTATTTGTAAAAAATGCATAAAAGAATGCTCATATGATGTTCTTGAATTCAGTGACGGTGCAATACATGCAAAACACGGCTGCGTAGCATGTCAACGTTGTGTTGAAATGTGTCCTATGGATGCAATTGAAATCCGTCACATTCCAGATACTCTAGCACCTCATGGGAATTACACAGAGCGCCACAGGCGAGCTATTCTTTCTCAGGCGAATTCCGGCGGGGTTCTGTTGTCATCTTGCGGAACAGATCTTTCATACAACAGCATATTTGATGATCTGCTGCTGGATGCAGCTCAGGTTACAAACCCTGCTGTAGATCCACTTAGAGAAACCATTGAAACGAAGACATATGTCGGAAACCGTACTGGGCGTTTACGTTTGTCTCCAGAGGGCAATATCGTAAGCAAACTTGGCTGCGGAGTAATGATGGATATGCCCATTATGCTCGGACACGTGTCTCTGGGGGCTGTAAGTTATAACGCTCAGAAAGCGCTATTCATGGCTGCTAGTAGGCTGAACATACTTGCAGGAACAGGTGAGGGAGGCATTCACAAAGATTTCAGAGGGTTTTCTCAGCACCTTAACAGTGAAGTGGCATCAGGCCGTTTTGGAGTGAATCCAGATTTCTTGAAAAATGTAGCTTCCGTGGAAATTAAAATTGGACAAGGAGCAAAACCCGGCCATGGCGGTCATCTTCCAGGTGAAAAAGTTTCAAATATCATCTCTGAAACAAGAATGATTCCTCTTGGAACAGATGCTCTTTCTCCATATCCGCATCATGACATATATTCAATTGAAGATCTTGAGCAGTTGATTGCTACATTAAAAGAAGCGGTCAATTATGAACATCCCGTTGGAGTGAAAATTGCAGCAGTACATAATGTGGCGGCAATTGCATCTGGTGCTGTCAGGGCCGGTGCTGATTTCATAACTCTCGATGGTTTTAGAGGCGGTACAGGTTCAACTCCCAGAATCATAAGAGACTATGCGGGGATACCTATTGAGATAGCTGTGGCAGTCGTTGACAAACGTCTTACTGATGAAGGGCTCAGGAACAGAGTAACTCTCTGCGCTGGTGGAAGCATAAGAAGTTCTGCGGACATGGTAAAAACAATTGCGCTCGGAGCAGATGTTGTTGGAGTATGTACCGCAGCATTAATTGCCATGGGCTGTAGAGTTTGCCAATCTTGTCACTTGGGAAACTGCTCATGGGGTATAGCAACGCAGAGGCCAGATCTGGTTTCAAGGCTGGATCCAGAACAGGGTGCTGAAAGAGTAGTCAGACTGCTCAGTGCGTGGAATGAAGAACTGAAAGAGATTCTTGGGGCTATGGGAATCGATTCTGTCGAATCTCTTGTGGGAAACAGGGATAGACTCAGATATATCGGTTCTAACCCGAGGATTGCAGATGTTATGGGTATAAAACATGCAGGTGAGGGTTGGGGATGA
- a CDS encoding class II glutamine amidotransferase domain-containing protein: MAEMVGKLEGSMNYIDGSDEEIYDFPELPSYGAARPPGLTSIMGGCGIAGCIDVHGGKIRGDKIAKMLSIMSERENGLGSGYVAYGIFPDHKDDYCLQFFFDDEESMSAVEEYLKSHGEITKDERVYTIEHSDVRMPHPIVWRYFFIPNITPKSADPDQCIVDLVMKINSSIPGAFCISSGKNMAVFKGNGFSYQIAEYYDLSRYEAQMWCSHSRFPTNTPGWWAGTHPICLLDWSVCHNGEITSYGVNRKFVEMNGYKCTLLTDSEVITYIWDILVRKHGLPLQVAAFAMAPAYYDDMALMSDHDKQIAQQLRITYKEAFLNGPFSILVGKTCPEVTMLAMADRKKLRPLIIGHNESDGLVYAASEECAIRNVDENVRTWVTNPGNPMIARVGEGIIRYGTERHFEGISNE; encoded by the coding sequence ATGGCCGAAATGGTTGGAAAATTAGAAGGGTCAATGAATTACATTGACGGATCTGATGAAGAAATCTATGATTTCCCAGAATTGCCATCATACGGGGCAGCCAGGCCTCCCGGTCTGACTTCTATAATGGGTGGATGCGGGATCGCCGGGTGCATAGATGTACATGGTGGAAAAATACGGGGAGATAAAATAGCCAAAATGCTATCCATCATGAGCGAAAGAGAAAACGGACTCGGGTCTGGTTATGTTGCTTATGGGATTTTTCCAGATCATAAGGATGATTACTGCTTGCAGTTCTTCTTTGATGATGAAGAATCGATGTCTGCCGTAGAAGAATATCTGAAGAGTCACGGCGAAATTACCAAAGATGAACGTGTCTACACCATTGAACACTCAGATGTGCGGATGCCTCATCCTATAGTTTGGAGATATTTCTTCATTCCGAATATAACTCCGAAATCTGCAGATCCTGATCAATGTATTGTGGATCTGGTGATGAAGATTAATTCTTCAATTCCCGGAGCATTTTGTATCTCAAGTGGAAAAAATATGGCTGTTTTCAAAGGTAATGGATTCTCTTACCAGATTGCAGAATATTATGATCTCTCCAGGTATGAGGCTCAGATGTGGTGTTCTCATTCACGTTTTCCTACAAATACTCCAGGCTGGTGGGCAGGTACACATCCCATATGCCTCCTGGACTGGTCTGTATGTCATAATGGTGAAATCACATCATATGGAGTTAACCGTAAATTTGTAGAGATGAATGGTTACAAGTGCACGCTTCTCACTGACTCTGAAGTAATTACATACATATGGGATATTCTGGTTAGAAAACACGGTCTTCCTCTGCAGGTTGCAGCTTTTGCCATGGCACCTGCTTATTATGATGATATGGCGCTAATGAGCGACCATGATAAACAAATTGCACAGCAGCTTCGGATAACCTATAAGGAAGCATTTCTGAACGGTCCATTTTCTATCCTAGTTGGAAAAACATGTCCAGAGGTAACTATGCTGGCAATGGCAGATCGTAAAAAACTGCGTCCATTGATTATTGGTCACAATGAATCTGATGGATTGGTGTATGCTGCTTCAGAGGAATGTGCTATAAGAAACGTTGACGAAAACGTTCGCACATGGGTAACAAATCCTGGAAATCCTATGATTGCACGAGTTGGTGAAGGAATCATCAGGTATGGTACAGAAAGACATTTTGAGGGGATATCTAATGAATAA
- a CDS encoding HNH endonuclease: MPDFCLHRLDPLRESHCGLLDDDGTYKMTKETGMPIFCTKEVLRKCPYRNGEIRTLEFCPYCKKRHYAGSGEQKLCKEKHNVNEAFTELRKEFSQPPKYYPDGTRKPIYSDWTEDWIRVYLWRNIRQRILRRDKYTCQDCGAEFGKSSRKVYDPSLRHGKGGYKKESLEVHHIIPRSLGGSDHPGNLKTLCPDCHKKYGELHRTRCKHICYEDEDFIDPWE; encoded by the coding sequence ATGCCCGATTTCTGCCTTCACAGGCTTGATCCGCTCCGGGAGAGCCACTGCGGACTGTTGGATGATGACGGCACATACAAAATGACGAAAGAAACGGGCATGCCGATATTTTGCACTAAGGAAGTCCTCAGAAAATGCCCGTACAGAAACGGAGAGATCAGAACTCTTGAATTCTGCCCATACTGTAAAAAAAGACATTATGCTGGATCAGGAGAACAGAAGCTGTGTAAAGAGAAGCATAATGTGAATGAAGCTTTTACTGAACTTAGAAAAGAATTTTCACAGCCCCCTAAGTATTATCCAGATGGAACACGCAAACCAATATATTCAGACTGGACGGAGGATTGGATCCGTGTATATCTCTGGCGTAATATCAGACAGAGAATTCTCAGAAGAGACAAATATACCTGCCAGGACTGCGGAGCAGAATTTGGCAAAAGCAGCCGTAAAGTATATGATCCCTCGTTGAGGCACGGCAAGGGCGGATACAAGAAGGAATCGCTGGAAGTTCATCATATCATACCAAGATCGCTGGGCGGTTCTGATCATCCGGGGAATCTAAAAACACTGTGTCCAGACTGCCACAAAAAATATGGAGAGCTTCACCGGACACGCTGTAAACATATCTGCTATGAAGATGAAGATTTTATAGACCCGTGGGAGTAA
- the ilvC gene encoding ketol-acid reductoisomerase has product MVSKIYHDSDADLGVLNGKKIAVIGYGNQGRAQAMCLHDSGMDVVVGLRKNGKSWKIAESDGLKVAEVPEAVKGADIVMILIPDEVQSAVYSEQIAPNLKDGAALEFAHGFAITFNFIKPPQNCDVIMVAPKSPGKMVRQTYLEGFGVPSLIAVHQDASGNAKSLALALSKGIGSTKAGVLETDFREEATSDLFGEQSVLCGGVTALIEAGFETLVNAGYKPEIAYFEVLHELKLIVDLIQAGGIMHMWESVSNTAEYGGLSRRDAVINEDSKKAMKKILDDIQSGKFAEEWSQEWKVDLAGMKEMESKDADKQIEKVGKEIRALFERN; this is encoded by the coding sequence ATGGTATCAAAAATATATCACGACTCAGACGCTGATTTAGGCGTATTGAACGGTAAAAAGATCGCAGTTATCGGCTACGGTAACCAGGGAAGAGCACAGGCAATGTGTCTTCATGATTCTGGTATGGATGTTGTAGTCGGTTTAAGAAAGAATGGAAAATCCTGGAAAATCGCAGAATCCGACGGTCTTAAAGTAGCAGAAGTCCCGGAAGCTGTAAAAGGCGCAGACATCGTCATGATTCTTATTCCTGATGAAGTTCAGTCAGCCGTTTATTCAGAACAGATTGCTCCAAATCTGAAAGATGGAGCAGCCCTTGAATTTGCTCATGGGTTTGCCATAACCTTTAATTTCATCAAGCCTCCTCAAAACTGTGATGTAATCATGGTGGCTCCAAAGTCACCAGGTAAAATGGTCCGTCAGACTTATCTTGAAGGATTCGGCGTACCTTCATTAATCGCAGTCCATCAGGATGCTTCCGGGAACGCAAAATCTCTGGCTCTTGCACTGTCAAAAGGCATCGGTTCCACAAAAGCTGGTGTTCTAGAAACAGACTTCAGGGAGGAAGCAACATCTGATCTCTTTGGAGAGCAGTCAGTTCTCTGCGGTGGAGTTACAGCCCTCATCGAAGCAGGTTTTGAAACTCTGGTAAATGCTGGTTACAAGCCGGAGATTGCTTATTTTGAGGTTCTTCATGAGCTGAAACTGATCGTTGATCTCATCCAGGCCGGCGGAATCATGCATATGTGGGAATCTGTTTCAAACACTGCTGAATACGGTGGATTGAGCCGCAGAGACGCCGTCATAAACGAAGACTCTAAAAAAGCAATGAAGAAAATCTTAGACGATATTCAGTCTGGAAAGTTTGCTGAAGAGTGGTCTCAAGAATGGAAAGTGGATCTTGCCGGCATGAAGGAAATGGAATCAAAAGATGCTGACAAACAGATTGAAAAAGTCGGAAAAGAGATCCGCGCCCTTTTCGAAAGAAATTAA